TGAAAATGTGCACCCTGCACAGCAGTCATACAAATAACTAGTACTATTGTAAATCTAAAACTGTTATGTGTAAGGGCTGCAATCTATaattaaaattatacattttaagtGTAAGTCAGATTTGCATGACTTTTATTTATGTCAAACTGTCATGTAAGTATGCATGACTTCCAATTTATTATCAAGGTCTTACAATgtataataacaaaataaatagatttattataaataatacTCAACTCTTTAAAATGAGCAATATATTTACCTGGTGATGATGTGGTTTTAGTTGATGACACAGTAGAACCTACAGATACAAAGACAAATTGTCTAATAACTATTTATAACTACAAATTTAACAAACCGCATATTTTATGATCACAGAGCACACCTTATCCAAATGCAAAAGTAAAACTGTCTGCACAGATTTGTCCACAGGAAAGAGCTATGTGGCCCAGATATATTGATGACAGGTTCACTAGCAAGAACATTTCACAGAGCAGATTAAGCAGCCAGCTTATGTATTAGCACATGGGCTTACCCAGTTTAGACTGCTCTCTAACTCTCTTGTTTGTTCATCCAATGCTCACCTTCGGGacctctccagagcctctccaatcttcTGGAGCTCTCTACCTCTATTTGTCTGGCTATGTCCTACTATATGCACCTTTAAGCGATTCCTGAATACTCAAAGCagctaaagcagttgtaaaggctttttttttctaaaatagcaaacatgctatacttacctgctctgtgcaatggtcttgcacagagcaaccctgaaCCCCCTTTTCTGAGGTACCCCACCAGTACTCTTGGCTCCTCCTATTATTTGTGGGCATCCATATAaactctatagcaagctgcttgctatggggggggggggacccagctGTGATGTGTGTGTCTATTGACATACACAGCCCAACCCCAAcccctgttctctgctcacaGAAGCCAATGGCTTTTACTgctgctctgtgagcagagagaaataagagagctgctgcaaatgggcacagcactggatcaagatagcactcaggtaagtatacaggGGGGTGTATATCTAACACGTCTAAGACACCATATCCAAAAAAGGGTCAGAAAAACCCTTCAGGTCTCAGTAGCATAAAATGTGCCATCTCAAGTTACTCAGCTACTGTCTGTAATCACCAGAGTGTACAGCCCTAACCAAATGCAGAAGGCATAGATTCCCTGCTCAGAATTCTCCATGGGAATGAGCAGAATTTCCTAGATGTTTTGACCCACATCCAAATACCATAGTAATGCCCAGAAGGTGGGTTACAAGTACACCAGCTAACACATTTTAGCAGACATAGATATTTAGCCAGATAGTTTATTAGCACATCGCTTATTGGCCAAGCTAGGCTGGGTAGATTTCACAGAAAGTGGAAAATGTCCCTAATAGGCCAGCTGTATAAGGAAAATGTAAAGCAATCTGAATGTTTGTCAGAATTAAACGTTTAAATATTTCACAAACTTTACTTTTCTGTCAATTTTAGCTTTATACAGAGTCATTCATATGCTACATATGCCTACATCTAAAGTCATTGCACGTAGAAAGGTCTGTTCTGAACTGGTTCATACAAATCCAGACCCAGTCTGGCTCATACAAATTTAGATTCATCATTTACATTTCTTAACCATTGAGGGTGGAACAGCTTGTTGAAAATAAGCTTGTTGAAAAATATTTATGTTATTCCATGTTCTCATTGTAAACAAATAGCTGTGCAGTGATGATTTTATTTGgtgtgtaaagctggccatacattagtcGATTTTCAAATCATTCGTATGAATATTTGCATGAAAATCATTCGTATGAAAATTTGCATGAAAATTCTCATCAGTACGTTTGATGATATGCTGGACCACAGTCACTCttacaaattaatttattcaaGAAAGaaattccatcctgctccttcgaaTTTTCTTTCCACTGTGGATGTCAATTTGCCCCAATAACAATTACTAATTCAAATGAACATTCCTAAAATGAAATTCTTCTAAcacaattctactagtgtattgcCAGATATGGACTAATAAAACTACTCAAACTATTTACCTGTCGGTTTTGTAGttacagtggtggtggtggtagttgTTGCTGCTAAAAAGACAAAAGTTAATTTTTTATCAATGCAGTCTTAGAATACACAAGCCAGACATCCTAAAGAAATGTTTAAAGCCTAGCTCCaaccatgttacacccatatttaggttgTATCGTGTCGCATGGTTgcaagctgacccccccccccctccaaaccaTCCCACTCCTGACAGtgtgcagatgttttttttttatccttgcagCCACTGTCACTTTTGAAATCGATGCAGCTGTATGGTGCTCCACTCGCACAGCCACattattcattcacagagatctgtgaatgaataaataaactacAAGCCCCATCTTCCTTTGTGGCAGTCATTTAATCATATTAAACTGAAATTCTCAGACTTTATTAGATATTATTTTAAGACTAGGAAATAACCAAGCAAATAGTCTGTCATGAATGGAGCACAGCTTACCAGTACAATATCCTGGGTAAAAAGAAATATCATCTATAGCAACATCACTGCGGAAATCTTCACCTCTGACACCATCAATGAAAATCTGTTGACAAAATTCATGAGGTTATAGCTAATAGCCAGAACTGGGTTTATAATATGCCAGTGCAAAGAGCACAATGACTAAAAAGCACAATAACATACAAAAAGAGATCAAACTATTTGTAATAGATTTAATAACAATTCATTTGGCAAAAGAAATACATTGCATACCTGGATAATATCACTTTCAGGCAGGAAAATCTTCTCTAAATACCACATGTCCCCATGATCTCCTTCTATAGTGAAGACATCTTCCAAACCATAATCTCTTAGTACTGACACCCTCAGCATCATGTATTTTGCTGCTCCATACATGTGATACCAAAACTCTAAGCAATGAGTTCCAGTGAAACAATTTGCAGGACTCTCCAATCTTGCAAAGTCTCCCTCTTCTGAATCCTGTCCATTAATGTATAAATAGTAGCCATCTgtttaaattaaaatattaatgCTGAAGTACCTTTTCTGTTATGAACCATTATTTTGGGAGTTATATAAACTATTACAAACAGAGAAAGTAAGTAAATAAATGACTTACATCCTGTTGTGTGGTCAAATGATGGTCCAGTAAAATCGGAAGGGGTTGAGCCATTCCAGTGTATCCAGTCCATGTTATCACTCGTTGATTGTTTCCAGTTACACAAGTTCACATCAAAAGAACAATCTATATGGCATACATCTGTTTTAGGAAACACAGATAACATTTATGAGTTATATTGTGCATATTGTATAATGCATGTGCAAGCGTTAAAGCTGAACTTGAACATGTTTACTGTAGGAATATTTATAGAGGTGACCGAGTCGGCTGCTGACCCATTATTGTCAGTAGGCTGGGATACGGAGGTCACACTTCTATATTTCATAGCTGTAACTGAGAACGTTTTGtttccctcttaggccccgtacagacgaccaaacatgtctgctgaaactggtctgcgggccagtttcagcagacatgttcggtcgtgtgtaggcccgagcgtgcaggattccagcaaacatttgcccgccgggccttttcccagcggacaaatattcctggacttgttttaaaacagtccgctggaatcctgcccgctcggacatgttcggtcgtctgtacagacctaccgtacatgtccgagcacccgccatccctcgcatgcgtcgaatgactttgaggcatgcgtggaagcaattaactggcaggcccgcccacgtcgccgcgtcattgtcgcggcgacaccgcggacacgccccgcgtattgtttacgcgcggctttctatacgatggttagtacagccatcgtacagaaagccccgggcagacatgtacggtgaaaacggtccggcggagcggtttcatcgtacatgtttgctggtgtgtacacggccttagcagTACATTGTGCAGAGGTATGCGAATAAGAAAACAAACTGAACAGGATTATAaatatttacatacagtataagcaTTTAAATGGTTTATTTAGCTCTGATAGATGTAAATAAAGTATGTTACTCCAATATTTCAAATCCCGATATACAGTATGTCTGTGATACCATGTATTATATTTAAAAGTATCCAGCTCTCTTTGCATCGCTTCATTTGTAAGAAATACATGGTGATCCTCAAAGTCCCTTGCTTTCCAATTTCAAACTGATCACACTGGGCATGGAAGCACATTCCCTGCAACGTGGTtagttttctttttgcattgtacTCAGGAGCACAGTCTGCCTGTACTCCAATGGGCAGACTTGTGCTGAACTGCCCCCAATGCACAGCTAACATCTCACTCAGAACATCAGTGTACTGCTCTTTCTCAGTGTCCTGTTGACACATCCCTCTGCAGTCTCCACCCCACCTCTCAAAgcatcttatgcagctgagaaaagaggtcatgtgatcgcttaaagaaaaaaaaaggtatttataaataaaaacatgatTATGCCATATGATTCAGGCATATTGATAATTAACAAGCATAGCTGAAAACAACATGTATTGTACCTTGATAGAATGAATGAATATCAGTAATAGTGGACTGCAAGAAAAAGTTGGGTGCTTGGTAAATGAGTGTCTGTTGCCAGTCTTAACATGAGAGAATCAGTAAtatatggagtgtctgtacacaaaaaaaaaaagtgtttgtaaatctaaaactttttctagttttggatagattggggaAGGGTTGGAATTtgtgtccgtttttttttctttatctttgtGTCCCTGTTAGGATGAATCACCCCTCTATTTGTCATTGTGACCATAGTCAACATTGTCACCAAATTAATtctacagttgtcaccagagcaaAAGGTGAGGGTCTGTAATGAGAATTCCCCTTTTAAGATTGCCTTCTTATCCAGGACAGGAGATCAGAGGAGTCTTCCCAATGAGACACAGGCATCAAAAAATAACCTGCCAGCGGTCTTAACCATTgtctattctatccaaaacaattaaataaattagattaaatgcaattaaaataaattaatacaattgtCTATACATGCACTTTAAATTGGAATGGTAAGAATAGTGTTATTGTTATGTAAATAATGTTACTGTGATGTTGCTAACAGGAATtgtttgtgaaaaataaatatgtttcaaTAGGAATAATATTGTAGATCATCAAAAGTatagtgttgtaatattaatatagatgtgtaggCATTTAAAATAGTGTGTTATGTGTATGGCATGGTATATctgtgttacatacaggcattcaaggttacacatcaaaaggtgtttgctgaccaaaagggttagtggtcaaacacagatcaaaggaacagctgaagacccttaggccttgtacagatgagcgaacatgtccgatgaaaacggtccgcggaccgttttcatcggacatgtccgctcggagattttggtctgatggttgtacacaccatcaaaccaaaatcccagcggacagacagcgcggtgacatggcggtgacgttgacgccgccacgtccgcaaaccaggaaggaaAATGCTttcatgcatgcgtcaaatccattcggcgcatgggggagattttggtctgctggtctaaccggactactggacactatacatctgtatcactacatttattggacacGTTTATGAGATCACTACATATAGTATTTATGTGATTTATTCCATCAGTTCACATTAGCTACACATACAAAAGTGTCTACCAGTGACCATTCTATGTATTCAAATTATAGTTATTAGTTAATGACAATAACAATCATTAATTAATGACAATTATTtttctaaacaaaattgacaacaTGCAGGAGAGAAAATCATACATTATTTTAATTATGGACATTATGAATGCTTTTTTGAACTCATGCAGaaacaaaatttaaataatattatattCAAGTAAAGCCCAACATTTTATAAAACAATTCCTGAATTAAATGCCAGGCAACCGTATAAACATGTCTCATACAGAATATGtttacattatttttcattttttttttctttttatattgttatattgttattactattattatagataacaaaatattttcaaattcaaatgttgtatagagaaaaataaaatctaGTAAAATTATAAGAAAAGTTATGCACATTTACAACCTGTGTGCacttactgtatatgtgtatgttaATGTTCAAtgcatttaataaatgtatttacagtATGATAGCTGGGTGGACTTACACTCACTGTATCACCGATACATTTTAGTATATGAAAATGTGCACCCTGCACAGCAGTCATACAAATAACTAGTACTATTGTAAATCTAAAACTGTTCTGTGTAAGGGCTGCAATCTATaattaaaattatacattttaagtGTAAGTCAGATTTGCATGACTTTTATTTATGTCAAACTGTCATGTAAGTATGCATGACTTCCAATTTATTATCAAGGTCTTACAATgtataataacaaaataaatagatttattataaataatacTCAACTCTTTAAAATGAGCAATATATTTACCTGGTGATGATGTGGTTTTAGTTGATGACACAGTAGAACCTACAGATACAAAGACAAATTGTCTAATAACTATTTATAACTACAAATTTAACAAACCGCATATTTTATGATCACAGAGCACACCTTATCCAAATGCAAAAGTAAAACTGTCTGCACAGATTTGTCCACAGGAAAGAGCTATGTGGCccagatatattgatgacatGTTCACTAGCAAGAACATTTCACAGAGCAGATTAAGCAGCCAGCTTATGTATTAGCACATGGGCTTACCCAGTTTAGACTGCTCTCTAACTCTCTTGTTTTTGTTCCTCCAATGCTCACCTTCAGGacctctccagagcctctccaatcttcTGGAGCTCTCTACCTCTATTTGTCTGGCAATGTCCTACTATATGCACCTTTAAGTGATTCCTGAATACTCAAAGCagctaaagcagttgtaaaggctttttttttctaaaatagcaaacatgctctacttacctgctctgtgcaatggtcttgcacagagcaaccctgaaCCCCCTTTTCTGGGGTACCCCACCAGTACTCTTGGCTCCTCCTATTATTGGTGTGCATCCATATAaactctatagcaagctgcttgctatggggggggggacccagctgtgctgtgtgtgtctattgacaTACACAGCCCAACCCCAAcccctgttctctgctcacaGAAGCCAATGGCTTTTACTgctgctctgtgagcagagagaaataagagagctgctgcaaatgggcacagcactggatcaagatagcactcaggt
The sequence above is drawn from the Rana temporaria chromosome 4, aRanTem1.1, whole genome shotgun sequence genome and encodes:
- the LOC120935682 gene encoding MAM domain-containing glycosylphosphatidylinositol anchor protein 1-like, producing the protein MYGAAKYMMLRVSVLRDYGLEDVFTIEGDHGDMWYLEKIFLPESDIIQIFIDGVRGEDFRSDVAIDDISFYPGYCTAATTTTTTTVTTKPTGSTVSSTKTTSSPVFVLNNVAISILTACSFDFLHK